In a genomic window of Candidatus Moranella endobia PCIT:
- the pgi gene encoding glucose-6-phosphate isomerase, producing the protein MKNINPSHTSAWKSLQTHFESMKYVQIIDLFAQDPERFSSFSANFANQILVDYSKNRITSKTITLLLALATECGVSNAIAAMFNGDKINHTEDRAVLHVALRNRSNTPIYLEGQDVMADVNAVLTKMKHFSERLISGEWKGYTGRTIIDIVNIGIGGSDLGPYMVTEALRPYKNHLKMHYVSNVDGTHIAETLKCLDPATTFFLVASKTFTTQETMTNARSARDWFLQTAVDQKYVTCHFAALSTNAKAVAEFGIDPENMFEFWDWVGGRYSLWSAIGLSISLSLGFDNFEKLLSGAHAMDHHFLKTPLNNNLPVLLALIGIWYNNFYGMETEAILPYDQYMHRFAAYLQQGNMESNGKYVDREGHTVRYQTGPIIWGEPGTNGQHAFYQLIHQGTKIVPCDFIAPAISHNPITDHHVKLLSNFFAQTEALAFGKSRAVVDHEFCTAGKSPDQVRHVAPFNVFEGNRPTNSILLREITPYSLGALIAMYEHKIFTQGVIFNIYTFDQWGVELGKQLADHILPELTQDNIIDTHDSSTNGLINQYKSWRH; encoded by the coding sequence ATGAAAAATATCAATCCCAGCCATACTTCGGCCTGGAAATCGTTGCAAACACATTTCGAATCGATGAAATACGTACAAATAATAGACCTGTTTGCACAGGATCCAGAACGTTTTTCTTCTTTCTCAGCAAATTTTGCTAACCAGATACTAGTTGATTATTCAAAAAATCGCATTACCTCAAAAACCATAACCCTATTATTGGCGCTGGCGACTGAGTGTGGCGTAAGTAATGCTATTGCTGCAATGTTTAACGGCGATAAAATTAACCACACCGAGGATCGAGCAGTGTTGCATGTAGCGTTACGCAACCGTAGCAATACGCCTATTTACCTGGAAGGTCAGGATGTAATGGCTGACGTCAATGCGGTACTTACTAAAATGAAACATTTCAGCGAGAGGTTGATCAGCGGTGAATGGAAAGGCTATACCGGACGCACTATCATAGATATCGTCAATATTGGTATCGGCGGCTCCGATCTTGGCCCGTATATGGTCACTGAAGCATTACGGCCGTATAAAAATCACCTTAAAATGCATTATGTGTCTAATGTTGACGGCACTCATATTGCTGAAACATTAAAATGCCTGGATCCAGCAACCACGTTTTTTCTAGTAGCCTCTAAAACCTTTACTACTCAGGAAACTATGACCAACGCCCGCAGCGCGCGGGATTGGTTCCTGCAAACCGCAGTCGATCAGAAATATGTTACTTGCCATTTTGCTGCTTTGTCCACTAACGCAAAAGCAGTAGCTGAATTTGGTATCGATCCGGAAAATATGTTTGAGTTCTGGGACTGGGTTGGCGGCCGCTATTCGCTCTGGTCCGCCATCGGGTTATCTATTTCGCTATCACTTGGTTTCGATAATTTTGAAAAACTGCTCAGCGGTGCACATGCTATGGACCATCATTTTTTAAAAACGCCGCTAAATAATAATTTACCAGTGCTGCTTGCGCTAATTGGCATTTGGTACAATAATTTCTACGGCATGGAAACCGAGGCAATTTTGCCTTACGATCAATATATGCACCGCTTTGCTGCATATTTACAGCAGGGCAATATGGAATCTAATGGTAAATATGTCGATCGCGAAGGACATACAGTTAGATATCAAACCGGTCCAATTATATGGGGTGAGCCAGGCACTAACGGTCAGCATGCATTTTATCAACTAATTCACCAAGGAACCAAGATAGTGCCTTGCGATTTTATTGCACCAGCCATCAGCCATAATCCTATTACTGATCATCATGTTAAACTTTTGTCTAATTTCTTCGCACAAACTGAAGCATTAGCCTTTGGCAAATCAAGAGCAGTAGTTGATCATGAATTCTGCACTGCAGGTAAGTCGCCGGATCAAGTACGGCACGTAGCCCCTTTTAACGTTTTTGAGGGTAACCGTCCCACTAACTCTATTTTGCTACGTGAGATTACCCCCTATAGCCTGGGGGCGCTAATTGCAATGTATGAGCACAAGATTTTTACTCAAGGAGTGATATTCAATATATATACCTTCGATCAATGGGGCGTCGAGCTTGGCAAGCAGCTCGCTGATCACATTTTGCCGGAATTGACACAGGATAATATAATTGACACCCATGATAGTTCTACTAATGGACTAATCAATCAATATAAATCCTGGCGTCATTGA